AGCACGTTTAGGATATGTTGAAAAGGCGTGTTTTAAATCAAGGAACAATTTTCCAGATGAAAGGAGAGTTGATAAAGTATCGGCAAGAGCAGTGGATACAAATTGAGCAAAATACCATTGGCAATTTAATTAGGAGCATGTCCAACAGATCTCGAGGCGTTATTAGCAACAGCGATGGTcatacattttattaacaaCCACTTTTTTACTTCGATATTTCACTTCTTTAACCTAAAGTGTGTGTGTTTCTTCATATTAGTAGAACATTCACTTAACAGAAAAAGACATTTCCATGTACGGTTTTCTTAAAACAGTAACAAAATGAAACTGAGAACATAATTGATAACAAAAATGGAAGTACCATCTACCAttgaaacattaaataaatgtgACAAAGATATCTGTACTACCAAGAGAGTTAAAGTATTGTAAAGATATTCAAAAATGGACAAACATTGAATTAATTTGAATGCACACTCGTatgaacaaataaattattgattacTGGCACATAATAACAAATCTTTACACTTCAGTTTCGAAGTTTGATTTCCTGTTCCACTTTATTCTTAAGGTAGTTACATCGTCATAAAAGGTGTACATTTAACTGTTATTTTAGATAAATCTTGGCAGGAAATTCGTGCCaaactagaatttttaaaagcttgaaattaagagaattttttccaggtatttggaTAAGGACGTACAACTTTCCAAGAATATCTATAAAACCTTCTGAAACATTAAATTTCCGCAACTATCGTATAAGTACTTGGCAGTGACTTAAAGTAGCTTCTACATTAATTAGAGTTATTTGCCAGGGATCCAATTAAGCTAGaatagtatattttttcatCTTTAAGTAGCAACAATTCTCGTTTCAAGACTTGGGATGGATCCTCACTGCTCTAGAGTAGCTCAGTCTTGAATAAAACATCTTAAGGTatgaaacaattaattaatacaaataatgTAGAGACTTCATATAAGACTATAATTTGTAGAATGTATATAGTATATAGAAAGCTTGTATATAGAAAATTGGAAATGgctttaaaaaagcttaaaagcgtcaagaaataataactattaaaatGCTTCTAGTAATATTGAAATATGTCGGGAATTCTTGGGTACGTACCTTTTAACACTTGGGAATTGGCGGCATTTATATGGACAGCCACGTAGTCCCCCGGTGATAAGAGTTTCGAATTTGTCCCATCCCTGGAAGGCACCAAATCGTTTGCCGGTATAATTACTTTTATGTTATTATCGTTTCTTCCTTGCAAATTGTTTTCAGATCGTTTACTAAATCCCTCTATCAGTACCAAATGGATtttacctacaaaaaaaaacaaggttaACCATTACAGTTTGATTTATAAAACACTCTCAGATTTTTTGTCCCTAGAGCATCGAAACCTTGTAACTAATGGTTAATAATACCTATTTGTCCTGCGTTTAAAACGTAAGCGTTCCTCCTGAACACCTCGATCATTTTTTGCAATCTTTCGTTCTTTACTTTATCACACACATCGTCAATGAGCCTCCTGTGTGCGGTAGTTTTCTCCCTCATGCTATAAGGAAACAGAAACGCTGTGTTGTATTTCACTTCCTCCATAAGAGACAGCGTGTCCTCGAACTCTAAAAGTTTCGATTAAAAGAACCGGAATTGCTTCTTTGATTTAACCGAAAGTACCTTCATCAGTTTCCCCACAAAAACCGGCAATGAAATCGGAACTTAAAGAGACCTCCGGGATCCTGTTTCTCACGTGTTTCACTAGTTGTAAATATGCTTCTCTGCTGTAACCTCTTCTCATTCTTTCAAGAACTGCGGTATTTCCGGACTGTGCGGGCATATGTAAGCTTTTGCAGATATTTGGGTGGGACCTTATCATCTAAAGGGATTTGGATGTGAAAATTTTTACAGGAGCAAAGAATTTATGTTTGCAGGAGGAAAAAGATGATAAATTATGAATTCCATTATGTAATGTCCTATTTTGGACGGACGGATGGTTCATGGTGAATGATTACTGTTTTATTCTTTTCTTTCTCTTGTTGAATATTACTTCTAATTTTCATAAATGATGAGTTTTTAAGCTTAAACTATTGAAGAAGTCCATTTTGGAAGTAGAGTAATTGATAAAGAAGGTTCTTTCTTAGAAGGAAGTCTTTTCTCCGCGAAATAAATCACTCTTATTGTAGATCTTTTTCAAAGCACAGGTTTCTTATATATAAAGGAATAAATTGAGTAAGATTTCCGAGATTATTATAATGTGAACTaaggtatattatttattttgcagaagaaaatataatagttaTGAATACCATACActttttatataacaaatataacGTTGGTCCTATCTTAAAGTGTAAATATTCCTTCGATTGTGTGACTTACCTCAATGACTTCATCAGGAAAATCCTTGGGATGCGGAGACGTAAACCTGATCCGCATTTCCGGATTAACCTGAGCCACCTTGTATAAAAGATCACCAAACCTCAAACCGCcctttttcaatttataaacGGTCTTAAAACCCTTCGCCAGAGAGGTCAAATTATCCCCCTGATTAGATTCCGAAAGGTCCCTATAACTGTTAACGTTCTGAcctaaaattaatgttttaattattatttttttaagtactttagGCCCTAATTATTACCCAGTAAAGTGACTTCTTTTACCCCCTGTTCGGACAAATGTTCTACTTCCCTTAAAATCGAAGTTACCGGTCTTGACCTCTCGCGACCCCTGGTGAACGGGACTATACAGTAAGTACACATATTATCGCAACCCCTCATGATGGAAATGAATGCGGAAACTGAGTTCTCGTTAAGCCTTACGGGAGTTATATCCGCGTAAGTTTCGTCAAAGGATAGCAGTACATTTACAGATTTCTGGTTGTTCTCTGTCAAAGCTAGCAACCTAAAAACGTGCATATTTTAATCCGTCATAGGagtaaaaagtattaatttataaGGAACAGTTGGATGTGATCGTTACGCACTGGGAAAAGACTTTTGATAAAGTTTACCATGCTTTCTACCTTCGGTGTTTTAGGATCTGCATGTCTATTTATAAAACCCTATCTGAACATGAGAATTCAACAAGTTAAAATAATCAGAGAATTATTCACACAATGTTAGGATAGGAGTACCACAAGGTAGTGTGCTTAGGCCtattctttttttgcatttataaaCGATCTACCCCTAACTACAAACAgaaattattaatcattttttgctgatgatacctcTGCTATTGTAATACGTGAGCATGATTATGGATCACTGTGTACACAGGTAAATCAGTGTGTGAGGGATATAGGTGTAATAGAAATGGTGTTTCTCTCAAAAACcaactttttagtttttacacCAATTAGAATTGTGCAACATTTTAGCCTATTTCTTAAGGATAAACAAACAAACCTTATACAAAAAGATTCCACCAACTTCTTGGGAATTACAATTGATTAGCACTTATCTTGGAACAACCACATTCCAAGTGAATGCTCTAAATTGAGTAGTAGAAATTTTGATAAGGAAACATTAACATTTGTGCAATCAAGTCAATATTAACATATATGGATTATTGGATTCGAAAAAGTACAGTAATATTGATGCAGTTCTTGTATGCCAAAAAATAATTCTCAGGACAATGTTTTCTTTGTCTCTTAGGGAAACAGTTGTAAATTTCTATATATTACACTGCGTCtatgttcttaaaaatttagatCAACTTGTGGCGATATAAATACATACTCAACAAGAACATCAGATAATCTATACATAACAGCACAACTTCAAGAAGGATCTGgtataatatctttaaaaaattttaaccatttgcCCTTCAACTTAGAGGATATCCAATATgtcaaactttttaagataaaactgAAGAGTACTGGCATGGATGTAGAGTCAATATCTGAATGGTTTAATAGCAATAGAATGTCACCATCGTTAAAAGTAGAACATATAAAGTTTAATTACATGATTAATGTCATAAAGTAGGAAGAATTAATATAGGAACCTTGGTGGACCTAGGGACCAACCCTAAATTTAAACAACACTATGAAACCACAAAGCATATAAACTTcttgataaaattaattataatgatatttaatatattggTCTGACCCCATTTAGAATTGAGTTCAGTTATTTGGCCAACACAGATAATAGTACATATTAAtatggttaaaaaaatacaatagagATGTTTAAGACATTTATACTTAAGAGCTCATAATACATATCTTTACATGATCTCATATGAAAGGATGGCTTTATGGACAAATGGTTGGTTTGTTGTGAGTGGAGCTAAAAATCCTTTAGGGACAAAATATGGCCTGATCTTTTATACAACTCTTGGGCAAATtagaaaacaaaactaaaaacccCAGATCCTTGGAAGAATAATCAGTTGACAAAGTTTTGTCTATTGAGGAGAGCTTGACTATGTGTAGTAATGCTTTACAACCACCATGTTGCAATTTTAGGTTATGACGATTTCATGTTGTTTAATAATTCGTTATTTTACACTTAActgtttaatgttaatttatttaagtcttaaTTAAGTACTTAAGTAGGTATTAGTTATCAAGTATGTACTCTTTTACTAATTTAGTGTTTACTGTATATAGAAGAGATAAGCTTAACTTTATTGTAAACTAGACACAGTATGGGTAGGTGtccctttaataaaaataaagataaagatgctgactaaatttaatattgcaaaaataagtatttgacataccatttatttttaatattgttaataagttaaaatataaaaaatattttcttaattaccTAATATCATATCTTTTGTCATTCTTAAATTAACACTTGTAAATTAAACTTAAGGAGTAGTTATCTTGATtaggttttttttctattttatgcAAGTAAGCACTCTTCATGTGCAATTACATTTCCAATGTGTTTGTaagagtataaaaaaataaatctctcGGATGGCTATAGTTCTTAGAACACAGAATCCTATTAATCAAAAACTTCCTGGTATTCCTGTGTTCCAATAAgaggaatatttaaattactgACTCATATTGCTTACTGAATGTTCATATATATTCCATGAGCTTTTTTTAGTGATTATACTGACTGATTTTAAGGATATTTGAGGAGTGTTGGagcaaaaccgaataaatccagaaaatttaattaacgtaATAAGAGATGGCACCAGGGTTGTATAACTTACTTTACTAGGAGAATAATATGGATGAAGATATAATAGGTGAAACAGTAACCGTATGTGATGCCAATGAAGGTAGCGGTATAAGAAAAAAAGGTTGAGAAAAAGCAGAGAGGAAAACCTGGAAGGtaagatttactttttaaaggTGTTACTTAGGATATGAAAGAAGGgggtaatttgtttaattcaagATCGTGTGGCGTGTCATTTTAACCCTTGTGTAACGAagcaaataaaattgttttctttctgttttaaaatttaatttaaaaaaataaaataatcgtGGGGATGCGCtagattttttatgatttttttattgtttttttttcaaaagatattTTCTAGGCTGATTGGTACCTGAGTACCCAGTTGGTTACACAATggttaaaggatttttttgtacaaaaatacatttttagttttttaacacgttgactgccatgtgtatatatattatacacagCGTGTGTGTCACTGGCGCCATGTgcattaaatatatacataattttattgatgaCTGCAGGTCGCGTGTATTCGATTTATGCACACATTACGTGTATTTCGTATGGGTTCTCTATTTGTCCGGCGTAGGACTACCATATAATGAGATTGgcgtgaaaatatttttctattttttgaaaatatagctgttttaaattttgcattgcAAAAAAGTGCCCAATAACGCGGGTCTAAGTTGGATaggattttctttgttttttagtagGAAAATACCGCATTTTAGTTTAGGAAATGAAACATAAAGTAAattggaaaatgttttattaaaaaaaaatagaaggtgataactaaaaattacttctaaactAATGGAAAAATACACCAAATATTGAAATCATTGTGGAAAATGgtataattgataaaaatacgaaaaacctctttattactttaat
The genomic region above belongs to Anthonomus grandis grandis chromosome 6, icAntGran1.3, whole genome shotgun sequence and contains:
- the LOC126737500 gene encoding CDK5RAP1-like protein, with protein sequence MNLNRGLRTSMFSLGRSALRRPVVNCSICLKNINLSCNNTPETASKPQDQKTLKFRNKLLNGPNLKDFFKDTHLKHQDHLPEEQVAPYLVQSVPYGGQRKVYFDVYGCQMNVNDTEVIWAILKEHGFEKTNHIRNADVILIVTCAIRDSAEEKIWNKLNFIKGLKGKRRKNMPTLKVGILGCMAERLKEKVLETDQTVDLVVGPDAYRDLPRLLALTENNQKSVNVLLSFDETYADITPVRLNENSVSAFISIMRGCDNMCTYCIVPFTRGRERSRPVTSILREVEHLSEQGVKEVTLLGQNVNSYRDLSESNQGDNLTSLAKGFKTVYKLKKGGLRFGDLLYKVAQVNPEMRIRFTSPHPKDFPDEVIEMIRSHPNICKSLHMPAQSGNTAVLERMRRGYSREAYLQLVKHVRNRIPEVSLSSDFIAGFCGETDEEFEDTLSLMEEVKYNTAFLFPYSMREKTTAHRRLIDDVCDKVKNERLQKMIEVFRRNAYVLNAGQIGKIHLVLIEGFSKRSENNLQGRNDNNIKVIIPANDLVPSRDGTNSKLLSPGDYVAVHINAANSQVLKGIPLYYTGLQDFFQQNPSHFLDNHQLSMEYHQ